TTGACCGATGACCCCGGTTCAGGTTTCACCACCGTGTGGAACGCGGTTGTCTCCGAACTTAACGGCGACCCCAAGGCTGACGGCGGACCCGGCAATGGCGCTACCCTCACCACTCCGCTGACCCCCCAGCAAAGAGCCTGGCTCAATCTTGTCCAACCGCTGACCATCGTCGAGGGGTTCGCTCTGCTGTCGGTGCCGAGCAGCTTCGTCCAAAACGAGATTGAACGTCATCTGCGTACCCCGATTACCGACGCGCTCAGCCGACGACTCGGGCACCAAATACAACTCGGGGTCCGCATTGCTCCCGCCTCGACCGACGAAACCAGCGACGGCGCGTTCCCGCCAGCCGACCCACTGTCCGAGGATCCCGCCGTCGCGTCACCGGACACAACCAACGACGTCGACGAGATCGAGGACAACGGTGCACCCCTCGATGGTGCTCAGCAGAGTTGGCCGAGTTACTTCACCGAACGTCCGCACAGCACCGATTCAGCCACACCCGGCGGAACCAGCCTGAACCGTCGGTACACGTTCGATACGTTCGTCATCGGCGCCTCCAATCGATTCGCACATGCCGCGGCCCTGGCAATCGCCGAGGCACCTGCCCGCGCCTACAACCCCCTGTTCATCTGGGGTGAGTCCGGGCTCGGCAAGACGCACCTCCTCCACGCGGCGGGGAATTACGCCCAGCGACTCTTCCCGGGCATGCGGGTCAAGTACGTCTCCACCGAGGAATTCACCAACGACTTCATCAACTCGCTGCGCGACGACCGCCGGGTTGCCTTCAAACGCAGCTACCGCGACGTCGATGTGCTGCTCGTCGATGACATCCAGTTCATCGAAGGTAAAGAGGGTATCCAGGAAGAGTTCTTTCACACCTTCAACACGCTGCACAACGCCAACAAGCAGATCGTCATCTCATCCGACCGCCCGCCCAAACAGCTCGCCACCCTCGAAGACCGGCTCAGGACGCGCTTCGAGTGGGGGCTGATCACCGACGTACAGCCCCCTGAGCTGGAGACCCGCATTGCCATCCTGCGCAAGAAGGCACAGATGGAGCGACTCGCGGTGCCCGACGATGTCCTCGAACTCATCGCCAGCAGCATTGAACGCAATATCCGCGAACTCGAGGGCGCGCTGATCCGAGTCACCGCGTTTGCCTCATTGAACAAGACGCCGATCGACAAGGCGCTGGCCGAGATCGTGCTTCGCGACCTCATCGCCGATGCCACCACCATGCAGATCAGCGCGGCCACCATCATGGCCGCCACCGCCGAATACTTCGACACCACGGTCGAAGAGCTCCGCGGGCCGGGTAAGACCCGAGCACTGGCTCAGTCACGGCAGATTGCGATGTACCTGTGCCGTGAGCTCACCGATCTCTCGTTGCCCAAGATCGGCCAGGCGTTCGGCCGCGATCACACCACGGTCATGTACGCCCAACGCAAGATCCTGTCCGAGATGGCCGAACGCCGTGAGGTCTTTGATCACGTCAAAGAACTCACCACTCGCATCCGCCAGCGCTCCAAGCGCTGAACGAGATCTTCTTCCGAACAATTTTCCAAAAAACTTCTCTCTCTCAAGTCACACCAGCCACGCACGCGCGTTGTGGGCACCACTGTGCACAAACCACCCGACAACTCCTACCGCCCGGGTAGTTCCGTGCACACCCGGTTCTCATCCCCACAGTCCCAACACCCACCCCCACAAGCATCTGCACCGTCATCCACAACCGCGACCCGCGCCAACCTGCACCAAGACCGGGTTGTCCCCAGATTGCACATGCCCTAATACGGCTATTGAGATCTCTTCATTGTTTGTTCTTTGAAGCACAGCGCTGGGGAACACCCCGCTACGCATCGCCCGCCAACCTCGCTGCGCCTGACTTGTCACCGTCAACGACTAGCTTTCAAGTTGACGTGAGAAGCTCTACGGTTGTTGTTCGACTGCCGTTGCGGTCGTCGTGGCGGGTCATGCGTCATCGGCGTTCGTCGCTGGGAGTCCCCACGCTAGCGGGGCGCTAGCCACTGGATTCGAACTCATCGTGAGGTGAAGGGGCGCAATGGACGCGGCTACGACAAGAGTTGGCCTCACCGACTTGAAATTTCGTTTGGTCCGAGAGTCTTTCGCAGATGCGGTGTCCTGGGTTGCCAAGAACTTGCCGGCCAGGCCCGCGGTGCCGGTGCTCGCCGGAGTGTTGCTGACCGGCTCGGATGACGGCTTGACGATTTCCGGGTTCGATTACGAGGTTTCCGCGGAAGCACAGATCGCCGCCGAAATTGCCTCTCCTGGAAGCGTTTTGGTCTCCGGCCGGTTGCTATCCGACATTACCAGAGCATTGCCGAACAAACCCGTCGACTTTTATGTCGACGGCAACCGGGTCGCATTGACCTGCGGTAGCGCCAGATTTTCGCTACCCACGATGGCGGTCGAGGATTACCCCACACTGCCGACGTTGCCGGAAGAGACTGGATTGTTGCCTGCGGAATTGTTCGCCGAGGCGATCAGTCAGGTCGCCATCGCGGCCGGTCGTGACGACACGCTGCCTATGCTGACCGGCATACGGGTCGAGATTTCCGGTTCGACCGTGGTTTTGGCCGCTACCGACAGGTTTCGCCTGGCAGTTCGTGAACTGACCTGGTCGGCGTTGTCGCCGGACGTCGAAACAGCGGTGTTGGTGCCGGCCAAGACGTTGGCCGAGGCCGCGAAAGCCGGTATCGACGGCACCGAGGTTCGGCTGTCGTTGGGCGCCGGGATGGCGGTCGGCAAGGATGGGCTGCTCGGTATCAGCGGTAACGGCAAGCGCAGCACAACGCGACTTCTCGATGCCGAGTTCCCGAAGTTCCGGCAGTTGTTGCCGACCGAACACACCGCGGTGGCCACCATGGACGTGGCGGAGTTGACCGAAGCGATCAAGCTGGTTGCGTTGGTGGCAGACCGCGGTGCGCAGGTGCGCATGGAGTTCGCCGACGGCACCCTACGGCTGTCTGCGGGTGCCGATGACGTAGGACGAGCCGAGGAAGATCTTGCCGTCGATTACGCCGGTGAACCGTTGACGATCGCGTTCAACCCGACCTATCTGACGGATGGTTTGAATTCGTTGCGCTCGGAGCGAGTGTCCTTTGGATTCACTACCCCGGGCAAGCCGGCGTTGTTGCGCCCAGTGTCGAAGGACGATGACGGTGTTGCTGGCTTAGCCGACAGCAAGGGCCCCTTCCCCGCGGTGTCGACAGACTACGTCTATTTGTTGATGCCGGTTCGGTTGCCGGGTTGAGCACCGTGGCGCCAGGGTAGGTGTACGTCCGTCAGTTGGGGCTGCGCGACTTCCGGTCCTGGGAATGCGCAGACCTGGAGTTGCATCCAGGGCGGACGGTCTTTGTCGGTCCCAACGGGTTCGGAAAAACGAATCTCGTTGAGGCACTGTGGTATTCGACGACACTTGGCTCACACCGGGTGGGCACCGATGTACCGTTGATCCGGGTGGGCGCTGACCGTGCGGTGATCTCGACGATTGTCGTGAACGATGGCAGGGAATGCGCCATCGATCTGGAGATCGCAGCGGGGCGGGCCAACAAGGCGCGGTTGAATCGGTCGCCCGTCCGAAGCACACGCGAAGTGGTCGGAGTCCTCCGTGCGGTGTTGTTTGCGCCGGAGGATCTGGGGCTGGTTCGGGGGGATCCCGCCGAACGGCGGCGCTACCTGGATGACCTGGCAGTTGTCCGTAGACCCGCTATCGCTGCGGTACGGGCCGACTATGACCGGGTGTTGCGGCAGCGGACGGCGCTGTTGAAGTCGGCGGCCGGTGCGCGGTACCGGGGTGATCGGGGTGTGTTGGACACCCTCGACGTCTGGGACGGCCGGTTGGCGGAACATGGTGCGGAATTGATGGCTGCTCGCATCGAGTTGGTGAACCAGTTGGCCCCGGAGGTGGAGAAGGCATATCAGCTGCTAGCACCGGAGTCGCGGCCGGCGTCGATCGGCTACCGCGCCAGCATGGATGCAACGGGTCATATGGGTGTTGACCGGGAATCTCTGGAAACGGGGTTGTTGGCCGCGCTAACGGCGCGCCGGGACGCCGAACTTGAGCGTGGGGTCTGCCTGGTTGGTCCGCACCGTGATGACCTGGCGTTGCGACTCGGCGACCAGCCCGTCAAAGGTTTTGCCAGCCATGGGGAATCGTGGTCCCTGGCGGTGGCACTGAGGTTGGCGGCCTATGAATTGCTGCGGGCGGACGGCAGCGAGCCGGTGTTGTTGCTCGACGACGTGTTCGCCGAACTGGATGCCATGCGCCGTCGAGCCTTGGCGACGGTCGCCGAGTCCGCGGAGCAGGTGTTGGTGACCGCGGCGGTGCTGGAGGACATCCCCGCGGGCTGGGACGCTAGGCGGGTGCATATCGAGCTGCGCGACGGCGAGACCGGACCGGTGTCGGTGGTACAGCCATGACGGATGCAGCCGACCGGCCCGAGGGTCGAGGTGAGCGATCCGGCGAGCCACCGGGTGTTGACTTGGTCAGGCGCACCCTGGAAGAGGCTCGTGCTGCCGCCCGCGCGCGGGGACAGGACGCCGGTCGCGCTCGGGCGGCGCTCCCCGCACCGCGCCGCGTCGCCGGACAGCGGCGAAGCTGGTCGGGCCCGGGACCCGATGTTCGTGATCCGCAACCGCTGGGCCGGCTGGCGCGTGAGCTGGCAAAGAAACGCGGGTGGTCCCTCCACGTCGCCGAGGGCATGGTGCTCGGTCAGTGGTCGTCGGTGGTCGGCGAGCAGATCGCCGAACATGCGACCCCAACGGCCCTGAATGACGGGGTGCTCAGCGTGACCGCCGAATCGACGGCGTGGGCCACGCAGTTGCGGATCATGCAAGCCCAACTGCTGGCTAAGATCGCGGCCGCGGTTGGCAACGGTGTGGTGCGATCGCTGAAGATTGCTGGTCCGGCGGCACCATCCTGGCGCAAGGGGCCGCGTCACATCGCCGGCCGGGGGCCACGCGACACCTATGGGTAGGACATCGAACCACCGGGACGAGGCCGCGGCGGCCGGGGCCTGAAAGCCGCCAGGACGAAATGGACCCCTATGTCGGACGTCGGGACGCGCCGGGAAGAAAGATATTGAGCGCACGGCGCGCCCAGATGGGTAGAAACGCGCACAGAAGATCGGTCCCAACAGGCGATGACGGTAGAGTGGGGTGCGACCCGCTGCGGTGACTGAACCGCTCGCATGCAACCCCGAGGAGAGTATTCGGACCGTGGCTGCCCAGAAGAAGAAGGCCCAAGACGAATACGGCGCTGCATCCATCACCATTCTCGAAGGGCTAGAGGCTGTCCGCAAACGCCCCGGTATGTACATCGGCTCGACCGGAGAGCGCGGCTTGCACCACCTCATCTGGGAGGTGGTCGATAATGCGGTCGACGAGGCGATGGCCGGTTTTGCAACCACGGTGCAGGTCGTCATGCTCGAAGACGGTGGCGTCGAGGTCACCGACGACGGCCGCGGCATCCCGGTCGCTATGCACGCCTCCGGGATACCCACCGTCGACGTGGTGATGACGCAACTGCACGCCGGTGGCAAATTCGACTCCGATGCCTATGCGATATCGGGTGGCTTACACGGCGTTGGTGTTTCAGTGGTCAACGCGTTGTCCACGCGGCTCGAGGTCGAGATCAAGCGCGATGGGTACGAGTGGTCGCAAGTCTATGAAAAGTCGGAGCCCCTGGGCCTCAAGCAAGGGGCGCCGACCAAGAAGACCGGGTCCACGGTGCGGTTCTGGGCGGATTCCGATGTCTTCGAAACCACCGAATATGACTTCGAAACCGTGGCTCGCCGGTTGCAGGAGATGGCATTCCTCAACAAGGGGTTAACCATCAACCTGACCGACGAGCGGGTGACCCAAGCCGAAGTCGTCGACGAAGTGGTCAGCGACGTCGCCGAGGCACCCAAGTCGGCAAGCGAACGGGCAGCCGAATCCGCTGCACCGCACAAGGTCAAGAGCCGCACCTTCCACTACCCCGGTGGCCTGGTCGACT
The nucleotide sequence above comes from Mycobacterium decipiens. Encoded proteins:
- the dnaA gene encoding chromosomal replication initiator protein DnaA is translated as MTDDPGSGFTTVWNAVVSELNGDPKADGGPGNGATLTTPLTPQQRAWLNLVQPLTIVEGFALLSVPSSFVQNEIERHLRTPITDALSRRLGHQIQLGVRIAPASTDETSDGAFPPADPLSEDPAVASPDTTNDVDEIEDNGAPLDGAQQSWPSYFTERPHSTDSATPGGTSLNRRYTFDTFVIGASNRFAHAAALAIAEAPARAYNPLFIWGESGLGKTHLLHAAGNYAQRLFPGMRVKYVSTEEFTNDFINSLRDDRRVAFKRSYRDVDVLLVDDIQFIEGKEGIQEEFFHTFNTLHNANKQIVISSDRPPKQLATLEDRLRTRFEWGLITDVQPPELETRIAILRKKAQMERLAVPDDVLELIASSIERNIRELEGALIRVTAFASLNKTPIDKALAEIVLRDLIADATTMQISAATIMAATAEYFDTTVEELRGPGKTRALAQSRQIAMYLCRELTDLSLPKIGQAFGRDHTTVMYAQRKILSEMAERREVFDHVKELTTRIRQRSKR
- the dnaN gene encoding DNA polymerase III subunit beta; amino-acid sequence: MDAATTRVGLTDLKFRLVRESFADAVSWVAKNLPARPAVPVLAGVLLTGSDDGLTISGFDYEVSAEAQIAAEIASPGSVLVSGRLLSDITRALPNKPVDFYVDGNRVALTCGSARFSLPTMAVEDYPTLPTLPEETGLLPAELFAEAISQVAIAAGRDDTLPMLTGIRVEISGSTVVLAATDRFRLAVRELTWSALSPDVETAVLVPAKTLAEAAKAGIDGTEVRLSLGAGMAVGKDGLLGISGNGKRSTTRLLDAEFPKFRQLLPTEHTAVATMDVAELTEAIKLVALVADRGAQVRMEFADGTLRLSAGADDVGRAEEDLAVDYAGEPLTIAFNPTYLTDGLNSLRSERVSFGFTTPGKPALLRPVSKDDDGVAGLADSKGPFPAVSTDYVYLLMPVRLPG
- the recF gene encoding DNA replication/repair protein RecF (All proteins in this family for which functions are known are DNA-binding proteins that assist the filamentation of RecA onto DNA for the initiation of recombination or recombinational repair.), whose translation is MYVRQLGLRDFRSWECADLELHPGRTVFVGPNGFGKTNLVEALWYSTTLGSHRVGTDVPLIRVGADRAVISTIVVNDGRECAIDLEIAAGRANKARLNRSPVRSTREVVGVLRAVLFAPEDLGLVRGDPAERRRYLDDLAVVRRPAIAAVRADYDRVLRQRTALLKSAAGARYRGDRGVLDTLDVWDGRLAEHGAELMAARIELVNQLAPEVEKAYQLLAPESRPASIGYRASMDATGHMGVDRESLETGLLAALTARRDAELERGVCLVGPHRDDLALRLGDQPVKGFASHGESWSLAVALRLAAYELLRADGSEPVLLLDDVFAELDAMRRRALATVAESAEQVLVTAAVLEDIPAGWDARRVHIELRDGETGPVSVVQP
- a CDS encoding DUF721 family protein, producing the protein MTDAADRPEGRGERSGEPPGVDLVRRTLEEARAAARARGQDAGRARAALPAPRRVAGQRRSWSGPGPDVRDPQPLGRLARELAKKRGWSLHVAEGMVLGQWSSVVGEQIAEHATPTALNDGVLSVTAESTAWATQLRIMQAQLLAKIAAAVGNGVVRSLKIAGPAAPSWRKGPRHIAGRGPRDTYG